In one window of Verrucomicrobiota bacterium DNA:
- a CDS encoding helix-turn-helix transcriptional regulator codes for MPREELLPELKEFGEKVRRERLKRSLTQEKVAERAGIALRTLQKIESGQINILITTARRLREALGAKWNDLL; via the coding sequence GTGCCCAGAGAAGAACTTTTGCCGGAACTAAAGGAGTTTGGAGAAAAGGTTCGGCGAGAAAGGTTAAAACGCTCGTTGACTCAGGAAAAAGTGGCCGAGAGGGCCGGAATTGCGCTGAGGACTCTTCAGAAGATTGAATCTGGGCAGATCAACATCCTCATCACAACAGCCCGCCGACTTCGTGAGGCGTTGGGTGCGAAGTGGAATGACCTGCTGTAA